One genomic region from Spirosoma sp. KCTC 42546 encodes:
- a CDS encoding DMT family transporter yields MILTILTLTSFAILVRILVNPLANVFQKQLAQRTADPLFIMSVTYGVLMAVSLVFWPQLRLVGLSTEFWQSMLVSSLFAMFGNVFLVRAIHIGDLSVLGPINAYKAVVGMLFSIFLLNEIPGWWGVAGVLLIVAGSYVVLNDKEQRVRQSGFLGVIGLVKRPEVKLRLVALVLSAIDGAFLKKAIILSTPTIAFFYWCLLGFGFTLIWIIRTMRTTWRGQITVFLAQKTTYLALCVTIGISQMASNIALAAMPVGYVLALFQISALVSVLFGYQFFREQGILRKLIGAGIMVGGAALITVLG; encoded by the coding sequence ATGATCCTAACCATACTTACACTTACTTCTTTTGCCATTCTGGTACGTATTCTGGTCAATCCATTAGCCAATGTGTTTCAAAAACAACTGGCACAACGGACAGCAGACCCTCTTTTCATTATGTCGGTAACGTACGGGGTTTTAATGGCAGTTAGTCTTGTATTCTGGCCACAACTCCGTTTAGTAGGATTATCCACTGAATTTTGGCAAAGTATGCTGGTGAGCAGCCTGTTTGCTATGTTTGGAAATGTGTTTCTGGTGCGAGCCATTCACATCGGCGATTTGTCGGTACTGGGGCCGATTAATGCCTATAAGGCCGTTGTGGGCATGTTGTTCAGTATTTTTTTACTGAATGAAATCCCTGGCTGGTGGGGCGTAGCGGGTGTATTGCTGATTGTGGCGGGGAGCTATGTTGTGTTAAATGATAAGGAACAGCGTGTCAGGCAGTCTGGTTTTTTAGGTGTTATCGGGCTAGTTAAGCGACCAGAGGTGAAGTTACGGTTAGTGGCTCTCGTACTGTCGGCCATTGATGGGGCATTTCTAAAGAAAGCCATTATCCTTTCAACGCCGACCATCGCTTTTTTTTACTGGTGCTTATTGGGTTTTGGGTTTACCCTGATCTGGATTATACGAACCATGCGCACCACCTGGCGCGGGCAGATTACGGTGTTTCTTGCACAGAAAACAACTTACCTGGCTTTGTGTGTCACTATTGGTATATCACAGATGGCGAGTAATATTGCGCTGGCGGCTATGCCGGTTGGGTATGTATTAGCCCTGTTTCAGATATCAGCCTTAGTCAGTGTTTTATTCGGATACCAGTTTTTTCGTGAGCAAGGAATCCTGCGGAAACTCATTGGGGCAGGCATTATGGTGGGTGGGGCTGCACTAATTACAGTACTTGGGTAA
- a CDS encoding DUF177 domain-containing protein, with the protein MNPLRAYDIHIVGLDNKRYEYDFTSDNSFFVALEQELIKAGTVKTHLVLEKSETMIRLDFHIVGVVEQTCDRSLDEYDEPVDTRQSMLLKFGDHNEELSDEIELIERNTTTINVARYIFEFISLSLPMKRLHPRFRDEEEEEDEENGKVIYRSGDVESNDADDQQTIDPRWAALRKLSDN; encoded by the coding sequence GTGAACCCATTACGCGCATACGACATTCATATTGTCGGTCTTGACAACAAACGTTACGAGTACGATTTCACGTCGGACAACTCGTTTTTTGTCGCGCTGGAGCAGGAATTGATCAAGGCTGGTACTGTTAAGACACATTTGGTACTTGAGAAATCCGAAACGATGATTCGGCTTGATTTTCATATCGTAGGGGTAGTTGAACAAACCTGCGATCGGAGTCTGGACGAATACGATGAGCCTGTTGATACCCGTCAATCAATGTTGCTTAAGTTCGGCGACCACAACGAAGAGTTGAGCGACGAAATCGAGCTTATCGAACGAAATACAACAACGATTAATGTAGCCCGCTACATTTTTGAGTTCATTAGCCTTTCACTTCCTATGAAACGACTTCACCCTCGTTTCCGGGACGAAGAAGAGGAGGAGGATGAAGAAAACGGTAAAGTTATTTATCGTTCCGGTGACGTAGAAAGTAACGATGCAGACGACCAGCAGACTATTGACCCCCGCTGGGCCGCTTTGCGAAAACTGAGTGATAATTAA
- the rpmF gene encoding 50S ribosomal protein L32, whose product MAHPKRRHSSTRRDKRRTHYKATPVALSTDAQTGEVHQRHHAHVFEGNLFYKGQMVIENYAKTA is encoded by the coding sequence ATGGCACACCCCAAACGACGCCACTCCAGCACCCGGCGCGATAAACGCAGAACACATTACAAAGCTACCCCAGTAGCTCTTTCAACCGACGCTCAAACAGGCGAAGTGCATCAGCGCCACCACGCCCACGTTTTTGAAGGAAATCTGTTCTACAAAGGGCAAATGGTTATTGAGAATTACGCCAAAACGGCCTAA
- the plsX gene encoding phosphate acyltransferase PlsX — protein sequence MKIAVDAMGGDFAPEAIVEGVILAAAELPEHVTIVLIGKQSVVQALMQKHSADAVANIELVNAEDVIEMSEHPTKALSQKPNSSIGVGFKLLKDGQVNAFCSAGNTGAMHVGALFSIKAIEGILRPCIAGFVPQLTGGYAVMLDIGANADCKPEMLAQFGVVGSIYAQYIFGIDQPRVALMNIGSEEQKGSLVAQAAHQLLKENRRINFVGNIEGGDFFEGKADVIITDGFTGNTMFKLGESFYKVASQRGISDEFLDKTNYESVGGSPILGVNGNVIIAHGISSPLAIKNMINLAIRQVESNAYTKIAQALS from the coding sequence ATGAAAATTGCAGTGGACGCAATGGGTGGCGATTTCGCTCCCGAAGCAATTGTGGAAGGAGTTATACTGGCCGCTGCTGAATTGCCGGAACATGTAACTATTGTGCTGATTGGAAAGCAGTCTGTTGTTCAGGCGCTCATGCAAAAGCACAGTGCAGATGCAGTTGCCAACATTGAACTGGTCAACGCAGAGGACGTTATCGAAATGAGTGAGCATCCGACCAAGGCGCTCTCACAGAAGCCCAATTCCAGTATTGGAGTTGGGTTTAAGCTTTTGAAAGACGGCCAGGTCAACGCGTTTTGCAGTGCTGGTAATACGGGAGCAATGCACGTAGGTGCTCTGTTCAGTATTAAAGCGATTGAAGGCATTTTGCGTCCATGTATTGCGGGTTTTGTTCCGCAATTAACTGGCGGCTATGCAGTTATGCTCGATATTGGAGCCAATGCTGATTGCAAGCCCGAAATGCTGGCTCAATTTGGCGTGGTGGGCTCGATCTACGCCCAATATATTTTTGGCATTGACCAGCCTCGGGTTGCCTTGATGAATATTGGTTCGGAAGAGCAAAAGGGGTCACTCGTTGCACAGGCGGCACATCAACTCCTGAAAGAAAATCGTCGAATTAATTTTGTTGGAAATATTGAAGGGGGAGACTTCTTTGAAGGAAAAGCCGATGTAATTATAACGGATGGCTTTACGGGCAATACCATGTTTAAATTAGGGGAATCCTTTTATAAGGTTGCCAGCCAACGTGGTATCAGCGATGAATTCCTGGATAAAACCAATTATGAATCTGTGGGTGGGAGCCCAATTTTGGGCGTTAATGGCAATGTGATTATCGCCCACGGAATCTCGTCGCCCTTAGCCATAAAAAACATGATTAACCTGGCCATCCGGCAGGTTGAGTCCAATGCATACACTAAAATTGCACAAGCACTGAGTTAG
- a CDS encoding beta-ketoacyl-ACP synthase III, translating to MSKAAITGIHGYVPDYVLTNAELERMVDTNDEWITSRTGIKERHILKGEGMGSSHMGAKAVAGLLEKLNIKPEEVDLLICATTTPDYVFPCTANLICDMVGIRNVGSFDIQAACSGFLYALTVGSQFIETGKYKKVVVVGADKMSAIVDYTDRTTCVLFGDGAGAVMLEPNADGFGIVDSIIKSDGIGQNHLFQKAGGSRYPPTHETVEKRWHYVYQDGPSVFKFAVKNMADVSAEIMERNRLSGSDVAWLVPHQANKRIIDATAHRMGIESERVMMNIHKYGNTTAATIPLCLFDYESQLKKGDNLVLAAFGGGFTWGAAYVKWAY from the coding sequence ATGAGTAAAGCTGCCATAACAGGAATCCACGGCTACGTTCCCGACTATGTGCTGACCAATGCCGAATTGGAGCGTATGGTGGATACAAATGATGAATGGATTACAAGCCGCACCGGTATTAAAGAACGACATATTCTGAAAGGCGAAGGCATGGGTTCTTCGCACATGGGTGCAAAGGCTGTGGCAGGTTTGCTGGAAAAGCTTAACATTAAGCCGGAAGAAGTCGATTTACTCATCTGCGCTACTACCACCCCCGATTATGTGTTCCCCTGTACCGCCAATCTCATCTGCGATATGGTTGGTATCCGAAATGTCGGAAGCTTCGATATTCAGGCAGCTTGCTCGGGTTTCTTATATGCACTTACCGTTGGTTCCCAATTTATTGAAACAGGTAAGTATAAAAAAGTAGTGGTTGTTGGAGCTGATAAGATGTCGGCTATTGTCGATTATACGGACCGGACTACCTGTGTCCTGTTTGGCGATGGAGCCGGTGCTGTCATGCTCGAACCGAATGCCGATGGCTTTGGCATCGTGGATTCTATTATCAAATCGGATGGAATTGGGCAAAACCATTTATTCCAGAAGGCCGGGGGTAGCCGTTACCCACCCACCCACGAAACGGTAGAAAAACGCTGGCACTACGTTTATCAGGATGGGCCTTCTGTCTTTAAGTTCGCCGTGAAAAACATGGCAGACGTATCAGCAGAGATCATGGAGCGTAATCGCCTTTCAGGATCTGATGTCGCCTGGCTAGTGCCTCACCAGGCAAATAAACGTATCATTGATGCCACTGCACACAGAATGGGAATCGAGTCGGAGCGGGTCATGATGAATATCCATAAGTATGGCAACACGACAGCAGCCACGATTCCACTGTGCTTATTCGATTACGAGTCTCAGCTCAAAAAGGGCGACAATTTAGTGTTAGCCGCTTTTGGTGGAGGCTTTACCTGGGGAGCCGCTTATGTGAAGTGGGCCTATTAA